The Serratia rhizosphaerae genome has a segment encoding these proteins:
- a CDS encoding DUF4411 family protein: protein MTYLIDANVLIEAKNKYYHMDFCPAFWDWLLRCSAGGQIYSIKNVYDELINGNDELKDWALKNRPLFLPVSEVQTQQNLASIVQYVAQQQAQVPMSVGAMDEFLRGADAWLIAKAMTMGSTIVTHERLDVRCKKKFLIPNICAQFNVPYINTFDLLLALNASFILAA from the coding sequence ATGACGTATCTGATTGATGCCAACGTGTTAATCGAGGCAAAAAATAAATATTATCACATGGATTTTTGCCCTGCATTTTGGGATTGGTTATTGCGTTGCTCTGCTGGCGGGCAGATATATAGCATAAAAAATGTTTATGATGAACTGATAAATGGTAATGATGAGCTAAAGGACTGGGCACTAAAGAATCGTCCTTTGTTTCTACCTGTAAGTGAAGTGCAAACCCAACAAAATCTAGCGTCTATAGTTCAATATGTTGCTCAACAACAAGCTCAGGTTCCCATGTCTGTCGGTGCAATGGATGAATTTTTAAGAGGAGCTGATGCATGGTTAATAGCTAAGGCTATGACAATGGGAAGTACAATAGTTACGCATGAGAGACTTGATGTTCGGTGTAAAAAAAAGTTTCTGATTCCTAACATTTGTGCGCAATTTAATGTGCCGTATATTAATACCTTCGATTTATTATTAGCCTTGAATGCATCCTTTATATTAGCTGCCTAG
- a CDS encoding XRE family transcriptional regulator, translating into MAEFALINPQILSWARARAQMSEDALSAGIGVKVEKVISWEDGNANPTFAQAQKLANKLHIPFAYFFLAQPPVEPIPIPDLRTIRNYEIQNASIDMLDTIRSVIRKQEWYKDYLIDQEVQPLNFIGSFNLRDHPVNVANDIRNVLGLNDLNPRGLTWEEYQRKIVESAEEAGILVMRSGIVGNNTHRPLNVEEFRGFAISDPLAPVVFINLTDAPAARLFTLLHELAHLWIGTSGISTASAHEERKEELFCNAVAGEFLASERVMHAHWDTARSLSQNAVDLAKMLHVSRYVIARRAYDLGFIDVHAYNEYYQELMAEFRSKEGGGGNFYAIAQNKNSARFSKAILNEALSGRVLLRDAGRLLGIAPAKLRKYATEIGG; encoded by the coding sequence ATGGCTGAATTTGCGTTAATCAATCCACAAATACTTTCCTGGGCAAGAGCGAGAGCTCAAATGTCTGAGGATGCTTTGTCCGCAGGTATTGGGGTTAAAGTAGAAAAAGTAATCAGTTGGGAGGATGGAAACGCTAATCCTACGTTTGCGCAGGCACAAAAATTAGCCAACAAATTGCATATTCCGTTTGCATACTTTTTCCTTGCACAACCGCCCGTCGAGCCGATTCCAATACCTGACTTGAGAACGATCCGTAACTATGAGATTCAAAATGCGAGCATAGATATGCTTGATACCATTCGCTCTGTTATTCGTAAACAAGAATGGTATAAGGATTACTTGATCGATCAGGAAGTGCAGCCACTAAATTTCATTGGCTCCTTTAATCTCAGAGATCACCCAGTAAATGTAGCCAACGACATACGTAACGTGTTGGGGCTAAATGATCTCAACCCAAGAGGGCTTACTTGGGAAGAATATCAACGAAAAATTGTGGAATCTGCGGAAGAAGCTGGAATTTTAGTAATGAGAAGTGGGATCGTAGGAAACAATACGCACCGCCCTTTAAATGTTGAAGAGTTTAGAGGGTTCGCTATTAGTGATCCGCTCGCGCCTGTTGTGTTCATTAATCTAACAGATGCACCTGCTGCTAGATTGTTTACCTTGTTGCATGAACTAGCTCATCTTTGGATTGGTACAAGCGGAATATCTACCGCTAGTGCTCATGAGGAGCGTAAAGAAGAGCTATTCTGTAATGCCGTTGCTGGTGAGTTCCTTGCATCTGAAAGAGTAATGCATGCTCATTGGGATACGGCGAGATCCCTCAGTCAGAACGCAGTTGACTTGGCTAAAATGCTTCATGTTAGTCGTTATGTTATTGCACGTAGAGCATACGATCTTGGCTTTATTGATGTGCATGCTTACAACGAATACTATCAAGAGCTAATGGCAGAGTTTCGTTCCAAAGAAGGCGGCGGTGGGAATTTTTATGCCATAGCCCAAAACAAAAATAGTGCACGGTTCAGCAAAGCCATACTTAACGAGGCACTAAGTGGTAGAGTGTTGTTAAGAGATGCTGGTAGGTTGTTGGGCATAGCCCCAGCAAAACTTAGGAAATATGCGACGGAAATAGGCGGATGA
- a CDS encoding antiterminator Q family protein, whose product MRDIQLVLERWGQWAKDNSGVGYSPIAAGFKGLLPATGKSKDSCCDSDGLIIDGAVGRLKKVRDERELGVIMLHYRYGVSKSEIARRWKISEGNVRQKLMMAESFIEGCLAMTGASLEMDAWTHKSEISKVA is encoded by the coding sequence ATGAGAGATATTCAGTTGGTGCTGGAACGTTGGGGACAGTGGGCAAAAGATAACAGCGGTGTGGGGTACTCACCGATCGCTGCTGGCTTTAAGGGGCTGCTGCCGGCAACAGGGAAAAGCAAAGATTCCTGCTGTGATAGTGATGGGCTGATCATTGACGGAGCGGTGGGGCGCTTGAAGAAGGTCAGGGACGAACGGGAGCTAGGGGTAATCATGCTGCACTATCGCTACGGGGTGTCAAAGTCAGAGATAGCGCGCCGCTGGAAGATATCTGAGGGGAACGTTCGGCAGAAGCTGATGATGGCAGAGAGCTTTATCGAGGGATGCCTGGCGATGACTGGCGCCAGTTTGGAGATGGACGCGTGGACGCATAAATCAGAAATTTCAAAGGTGGCGTAA
- a CDS encoding DUF968 domain-containing protein: MRALLKPIIQPELGLVFLKPGKDLLPLFSTRVLVSRAPSEFHKLPSGALPIDGQELANDPRFTPFYQHERVLSAAGGISSLEHWVSLKSGCQIEGEHTRHMTTLRYGNSALRLCYGCDNRLRGQSIPKLQVVADANLAAYILEMVRSYFLFDESHQLTLPELCWWAVMHGVADLLPDDVCSASLRLPPATIHTGGRREAEITHMPAARQVVAEKVKKAVKTLVIDPEPPKALFKLPKRERWESKPYLKWVKSQPCAACGGTADDPHHIIGHGQGGMATKAHDLFTIPLCRKHHDELHRDMSRFEEEYGSQIELWFKFMDWSLSVGSIK; the protein is encoded by the coding sequence ATGAGAGCATTGCTAAAGCCAATTATCCAGCCCGAATTAGGGCTGGTATTTCTCAAGCCTGGTAAGGATCTTCTGCCTCTGTTTTCTACTCGGGTTTTAGTATCACGTGCGCCAAGTGAATTTCATAAGTTGCCATCAGGTGCGCTACCGATTGATGGGCAGGAGCTGGCGAACGATCCGCGTTTTACACCGTTCTATCAGCATGAACGCGTTCTAAGTGCTGCTGGTGGGATCAGTTCTCTGGAGCACTGGGTTTCTCTGAAGAGTGGTTGCCAGATCGAAGGGGAGCATACTCGCCACATGACGACGCTGCGCTACGGTAATAGCGCGCTGCGCCTCTGTTATGGCTGTGATAACCGCCTGCGCGGGCAGTCTATCCCTAAGCTGCAGGTGGTAGCCGACGCTAACCTAGCGGCGTACATCTTGGAAATGGTGCGCTCGTACTTCCTGTTTGACGAAAGCCACCAGCTGACGTTGCCAGAGCTGTGCTGGTGGGCTGTGATGCATGGTGTCGCCGATCTGCTGCCTGATGACGTTTGCTCTGCGTCTCTTCGCCTGCCACCAGCGACGATCCACACCGGCGGACGGAGAGAGGCGGAGATAACGCACATGCCAGCGGCGCGGCAGGTTGTGGCTGAGAAGGTGAAGAAAGCGGTCAAGACGCTGGTTATCGACCCGGAGCCGCCGAAGGCGCTATTCAAGTTGCCGAAGCGCGAGCGGTGGGAAAGCAAGCCATACCTGAAGTGGGTTAAATCTCAGCCGTGCGCCGCGTGTGGTGGGACAGCTGACGATCCGCACCACATCATAGGCCACGGGCAAGGCGGCATGGCGACGAAAGCGCATGACCTGTTCACCATCCCGCTGTGCCGAAAACACCACGATGAGCTACATCGTGACATGTCACGATTTGAAGAGGAGTACGGAAGTCAGATAGAGCTGTGGTTCAAATTCATGGACTGGTCATTGTCGGTCGGTTCAATCAAATAA
- a CDS encoding KilA-N domain-containing protein, whose protein sequence is MNQLISIDGVAVRQDVNGRYCLNDLHRAAGGEAKYQPGLFLRLDSTQALSDEILNSTDLQSLPTETIPGRNGGTYVCKELVYAYAMWISPAFNLKVIRTFDAAVTERTAPQTADRIQAGILLLESAARLLNLSNSSKLGAYQKLQDFAGIPNLMPAYAIDAPSDAADGSSRPTMSLSAILKEHAIPVSPQEAYRRLEEIGIVEHRSRNSTSRKAKGGVKKFWAVTSKGLAYGKNITNPGNPRETQPHFYDSRSPELIKLMMTAKARS, encoded by the coding sequence ATGAATCAATTAATTTCGATTGATGGCGTAGCCGTGCGTCAAGATGTTAATGGCCGTTACTGTCTGAATGACTTACACCGCGCAGCTGGTGGCGAGGCAAAGTATCAGCCAGGGCTTTTCCTGCGATTGGACTCAACGCAGGCGTTATCTGATGAAATATTAAACTCTACAGATCTGCAGAGTTTGCCTACCGAGACAATCCCCGGTCGCAACGGCGGAACCTATGTCTGCAAAGAGCTGGTTTATGCCTACGCGATGTGGATTAGCCCCGCATTTAACCTGAAAGTGATCCGTACCTTTGACGCTGCAGTGACTGAACGGACTGCACCACAGACAGCAGACCGCATTCAGGCAGGGATATTGTTGCTGGAATCAGCCGCCCGTCTGCTTAACCTTTCAAATTCGTCAAAACTTGGTGCTTACCAGAAGCTTCAGGACTTTGCTGGCATCCCTAACCTGATGCCGGCGTATGCCATCGACGCCCCATCTGATGCTGCTGACGGCTCAAGCCGGCCAACAATGTCACTGAGTGCCATCCTGAAGGAGCATGCTATCCCGGTCAGCCCTCAAGAGGCCTACCGTCGTTTGGAAGAGATCGGCATTGTTGAGCACCGCTCCCGTAATAGCACATCACGCAAAGCGAAAGGTGGCGTTAAGAAGTTCTGGGCAGTAACTAGCAAGGGATTAGCATACGGGAAAAATATTACCAACCCTGGCAATCCTCGCGAGACGCAGCCCCATTTTTATGACTCCCGGTCACCTGAGCTCATCAAGTTGATGATGACCGCCAAAGCGCGCAGCTGA
- a CDS encoding RusA family crossover junction endodeoxyribonuclease, translated as MILTLPFPPSVNGYWRAPNKGSLKGRHLVSDRGRKFNSEALASILEQLNPKPRALTCDLSVSVVFYPPTRAKRDLDNYFKALFDVMTRARVWLDDSQIKKLSAEWGPVTKGGKVTLHISEVANAG; from the coding sequence ATGATTTTGACGCTGCCATTCCCACCATCCGTAAATGGCTACTGGAGAGCGCCTAACAAGGGATCTCTCAAAGGCCGGCACTTGGTTAGCGACAGGGGGAGAAAATTCAACAGTGAGGCGCTGGCGAGCATTCTGGAGCAGTTAAACCCTAAGCCGAGGGCGCTAACCTGTGATTTATCCGTTTCAGTGGTGTTTTATCCACCGACACGAGCCAAGCGAGACCTGGATAACTACTTCAAGGCATTGTTTGATGTGATGACCCGGGCGCGCGTTTGGCTTGATGACAGCCAGATCAAAAAGCTGTCTGCGGAGTGGGGGCCGGTGACGAAGGGCGGGAAAGTTACCTTGCATATCAGCGAGGTTGCAAATGCTGGATAA
- a CDS encoding phage N-6-adenine-methyltransferase produces the protein MKSDYLGGSQTPPEHKDRWQTPIEVFGALDVEFGFYLDAAAEHSNALCSRYLTERENALAVDWESYGAIWCNPPYSSPAPWVEKAAEQCRVQNQPIVMLLPADTSVGWFSLALQSVDEVRFITEGRISFINAGTGKPVNGNNKGSMFLIWRPFIKPRCQFTTVSRADLLGIGAATLREVAA, from the coding sequence ATGAAGTCTGACTATCTTGGCGGAAGCCAAACCCCGCCGGAGCACAAAGACCGCTGGCAGACACCGATCGAGGTGTTCGGCGCGCTGGATGTCGAATTTGGGTTTTATCTCGATGCAGCAGCAGAACATAGCAATGCGCTCTGTTCCCGCTACCTGACAGAGCGAGAAAACGCCCTGGCGGTTGATTGGGAGAGTTACGGTGCCATCTGGTGCAATCCTCCGTACAGCTCGCCAGCGCCATGGGTAGAGAAGGCGGCAGAACAGTGCCGGGTTCAAAACCAGCCGATCGTTATGCTGCTGCCGGCAGACACTTCCGTGGGCTGGTTCTCCCTGGCGCTTCAGTCCGTCGATGAGGTGCGATTCATCACTGAAGGGCGGATCTCGTTCATCAACGCGGGAACAGGTAAGCCGGTCAACGGGAACAACAAGGGGAGCATGTTTCTCATCTGGCGCCCGTTCATTAAACCGCGCTGCCAGTTCACCACTGTTAGCCGTGCTGATCTGCTGGGTATTGGCGCTGCTACTCTGCGCGAGGTGGCTGCATGA
- a CDS encoding DUF4222 domain-containing protein translates to MENEQIVPFEMDCHDDHGRLVHVIGVDQVNHRVIFRRPGYPYDCVVPRRDFGTKFKKVVEE, encoded by the coding sequence ATGGAAAACGAACAGATCGTGCCGTTTGAGATGGACTGTCATGACGACCATGGTCGCCTGGTGCACGTAATCGGCGTAGATCAGGTTAACCATCGGGTTATTTTCCGCCGTCCTGGTTATCCGTATGACTGCGTAGTTCCGCGCCGGGATTTTGGTACGAAATTTAAGAAGGTTGTTGAAGAATGA
- a CDS encoding YmfL family putative regulatory protein, protein MDNKDFPTQSDITDAMHRLITSFAGGYEAMAQELAHDGTHNALRNRVRQVGGQMVPMGMAIQMEQISERTDITEAMCTRAGGVFVKLPEVGQVDNEELLIKFNELMAALGVFAKAHNDFTSDGVLDSDESKKLKAKGYRIQTLVAEIYAVTVMMFGKGDAQDMRSRASAHQFNV, encoded by the coding sequence GTGGATAACAAAGACTTCCCAACCCAGAGCGATATAACCGATGCAATGCACCGGCTGATCACGTCGTTTGCTGGTGGATATGAAGCGATGGCGCAGGAGCTGGCACACGACGGCACCCATAACGCGCTGCGCAACCGCGTTCGCCAGGTCGGTGGCCAGATGGTGCCAATGGGCATGGCCATTCAGATGGAGCAGATCAGCGAGCGAACAGATATCACAGAGGCGATGTGTACGCGCGCTGGTGGTGTGTTCGTGAAACTGCCGGAGGTTGGTCAGGTGGATAACGAAGAGCTGCTGATCAAGTTCAACGAACTGATGGCGGCACTGGGTGTATTTGCCAAGGCGCATAACGACTTTACCTCTGACGGTGTGTTGGACAGTGACGAAAGCAAGAAGTTGAAAGCTAAAGGTTATCGGATTCAGACGCTGGTGGCGGAGATCTACGCCGTGACAGTGATGATGTTCGGAAAGGGTGACGCCCAGGATATGCGGTCCCGGGCGTCGGCGCATCAATTTAACGTGTGA
- a CDS encoding transcriptional regulator codes for MTPEQSALIEAIKVAGGQSELARKLTEISTKPVKQQQVWNWLHREKKPPAKQASAIESITGIPKERLRPDVFQNATAPAA; via the coding sequence ATGACGCCTGAGCAATCCGCCTTAATCGAGGCGATCAAAGTTGCTGGTGGTCAATCAGAGTTGGCGCGGAAATTAACTGAAATTTCCACAAAACCAGTAAAGCAACAGCAGGTATGGAACTGGCTACACAGAGAGAAAAAGCCGCCAGCTAAACAGGCATCAGCCATAGAGAGCATTACGGGGATCCCCAAAGAAAGATTACGTCCTGATGTTTTCCAAAATGCTACCGCGCCAGCGGCTTAA
- a CDS encoding XRE family transcriptional regulator — MKTLADRFKFARENSGLSQDELAAKVGVTQQSIAKIENGITLQPRKIKELALSLGVSQQWLQLGIEENAELSNYVVKESEETLLDPELFVSVPILDIELSAGNGAEAELIESCSDTFPLRRDDLRKAGVNACNARIVKIWGNSLLPVLTNGDYVAVDTTHTQSIRDGDLYAVRDGVLLRVKTLICLPDGGLILRSFNKEEYPDEVLSYDERRARVHVIGRVFWSSRSW, encoded by the coding sequence GTGAAAACACTTGCAGATAGGTTTAAATTTGCGCGGGAAAATTCTGGCCTCAGCCAGGATGAACTGGCGGCCAAGGTAGGAGTTACTCAGCAATCGATAGCTAAAATTGAGAATGGAATTACTTTGCAGCCAAGAAAAATCAAAGAATTAGCCCTATCCCTTGGGGTTTCTCAGCAATGGTTGCAGCTTGGAATTGAAGAAAATGCTGAGCTTTCAAATTATGTCGTTAAAGAGTCTGAGGAGACACTCCTTGACCCTGAATTATTTGTGAGCGTACCTATCCTTGATATAGAACTATCAGCCGGCAACGGAGCTGAAGCCGAACTGATTGAATCATGCTCCGATACGTTTCCCCTGCGCAGAGATGATCTCCGTAAGGCTGGTGTTAACGCCTGCAATGCAAGAATAGTGAAGATATGGGGCAATAGCTTGCTCCCAGTATTGACCAATGGTGACTATGTTGCGGTTGACACCACTCACACCCAAAGCATTCGTGATGGAGATCTATACGCAGTGCGTGATGGCGTGCTATTACGAGTAAAAACTCTAATTTGCCTGCCTGACGGTGGGTTAATATTGCGGAGTTTCAATAAAGAAGAGTACCCAGATGAGGTACTCTCTTATGACGAACGCAGGGCTAGGGTCCACGTAATAGGCCGAGTTTTTTGGTCATCACGTTCATGGTAA
- a CDS encoding BRCT domain-containing protein has product MEDKLYIFNYTQNRDKLFANLISIIDGIVADGVVKDEEVLYLDTWLMEAQQIIKNGVIKSLSARVSSILADGVITTEEREDLKQHLHAIQKDILDIPDVDFYSVESDLHLLNGLCKGLISDRELSENEIRYLDWWLTQNGALKKNYPGSHLYTLVKEILSDGVITPEESASLHKALVDFTGCDLDSGVVDGLATRLPVDSDFSSDVDGKIFCLTGVFMAGKRSIVEGRIKLAGGHIISNITKKLDYLVIGTLSSRDWKFSSHGRKIEKAISYRDEEGAKLKIISEENLFEFLP; this is encoded by the coding sequence ATGGAAGACAAGTTGTACATTTTTAACTACACACAGAATAGAGATAAGCTTTTTGCAAACCTTATCAGTATCATAGATGGTATCGTTGCTGATGGGGTTGTTAAAGATGAAGAGGTGCTTTATCTAGATACTTGGCTCATGGAAGCGCAGCAGATAATAAAAAACGGTGTAATTAAAAGTTTATCAGCGCGAGTATCATCAATTCTCGCTGACGGGGTTATCACTACAGAAGAACGCGAAGACCTTAAGCAGCATCTTCACGCTATACAGAAAGATATTCTTGATATCCCTGATGTTGATTTTTACTCAGTTGAATCAGACTTACATTTGTTAAATGGTTTGTGCAAAGGGTTAATCAGCGATAGGGAACTAAGCGAAAATGAAATTAGGTACCTAGATTGGTGGTTAACACAGAATGGTGCGCTAAAGAAAAACTACCCTGGAAGTCACCTTTATACACTTGTTAAGGAAATTCTTAGTGATGGAGTTATTACACCAGAAGAAAGCGCATCCTTGCACAAGGCACTAGTTGATTTTACTGGGTGTGACCTTGATAGCGGAGTGGTAGATGGTTTGGCGACACGTTTGCCTGTTGACTCTGATTTCTCATCCGACGTTGATGGAAAGATATTTTGCTTAACGGGCGTATTTATGGCTGGAAAAAGGTCAATTGTTGAAGGCAGGATTAAATTAGCGGGCGGTCATATTATAAGTAATATTACAAAGAAATTAGATTACCTTGTTATAGGTACATTATCATCACGTGACTGGAAGTTTTCCAGCCACGGAAGAAAAATAGAAAAGGCGATAAGTTATCGTGATGAAGAGGGTGCAAAGTTGAAAATCATTTCTGAAGAAAACTTATTCGAATTTTTACCATGA
- a CDS encoding ECs1072 family phage-associated protein → MLKGFAHLFEKTKEHVAQVRNVKTTGFIDQAAMSCVYNRAIQLCALDAVISQHRVEAGNRFNDLRGKSALHHKLLAKYKWPLAEIHSLTLSDVLLALHDELSLESLPPEASRILTSISREHPPVVFPDITDEEWNPEFAEKLLYNSVD, encoded by the coding sequence ATGCTCAAAGGATTTGCCCACTTATTCGAAAAAACCAAAGAACATGTAGCGCAGGTGCGAAATGTAAAAACCACAGGTTTTATCGACCAAGCTGCAATGTCATGCGTCTACAATCGCGCCATACAACTTTGCGCTCTCGATGCCGTCATATCTCAGCACCGCGTTGAGGCCGGCAATCGATTTAACGACCTCAGAGGAAAATCTGCGCTGCACCACAAGCTTCTGGCTAAGTACAAGTGGCCGCTAGCTGAGATTCACTCCCTCACTCTTTCCGATGTCCTTCTGGCCCTTCATGACGAACTGTCGTTAGAGTCCCTACCACCTGAAGCATCAAGAATCCTTACCTCTATCAGCCGGGAGCATCCTCCAGTGGTATTCCCTGACATCACCGATGAGGAATGGAATCCCGAGTTTGCTGAAAAACTGCTATACAACTCCGTTGACTAA
- a CDS encoding HD family hydrolase encodes MSWITTFTGQHFNFAAPDVESICIEDIAQALAHECRFAGHLPNFYSVAQHSVLCSKIVAPEFALEALLHDASEAYCKDIPAPLKRMLPDYQAVECHIDMVIRERFGLPLVMDIAVKYADLVMLATERRELDIDDGKEWPMLAGIEPAEMLITPVMPVQARAMFIERYNELTEWGVL; translated from the coding sequence ATGTCGTGGATTACCACATTTACCGGCCAACACTTTAACTTTGCGGCGCCGGACGTTGAAAGCATCTGCATTGAGGATATCGCCCAGGCGCTGGCGCATGAATGCCGCTTTGCCGGCCATCTGCCGAACTTCTACAGCGTCGCGCAGCATTCCGTTCTGTGCAGCAAAATTGTCGCGCCAGAGTTCGCGCTGGAAGCCCTGCTGCATGATGCCTCCGAGGCATATTGCAAAGACATCCCCGCCCCACTGAAACGCATGCTGCCCGATTACCAGGCGGTTGAATGCCATATCGACATGGTGATCCGTGAGCGTTTTGGCCTGCCGTTGGTAATGGATATCGCCGTTAAGTATGCCGACCTGGTGATGCTGGCTACCGAGCGCCGAGAACTGGATATCGACGACGGCAAAGAATGGCCGATGCTCGCCGGCATTGAGCCGGCCGAAATGCTGATCACGCCAGTGATGCCAGTGCAGGCACGCGCAATGTTCATTGAGCGCTACAACGAGCTGACCGAATGGGGAGTTCTGTGA
- a CDS encoding DNA cytosine methyltransferase, with the protein MREIIVDNFAGGGGASTGIEMATGRSVDIAINHDVNAIAMHTTNHPETLHYCESVFDIDPVAATAGRPVGLAWFSPDCRHFSKAKGSAPVKKEIRGLAWIVIRWALRTQFRCGYLENVEEFKTWGPLVADADGNERPCPARAGETFEAFVAMLSTGINADHPALAECCETLGIEAGSDDHQRLIHGLGYAVDFRELRACDYGAPTIRRRFFMVMRCDGKHVVWPEPTHGDPKSLEVQSGKLQPWRTAAECIDWSIPCPSIFERKRPLAENTLRRIARGLQRFVLNNPSPFIVGAGGSEYQAKPRSADMPMHTILKESRAALVTPYIARIGQTGFGGTRMAYNALDPLTTVTSKAEHLLVAPIIARQFGASVGHRADEPSATITAGGGGKSQLVAPTLIQVGYGEGPGQAPRALDLGKSLGTVTAGGNKFAIAAAHLIKHYGGNYTGAGAGLDEPTHTVTTTDHHALVSSHLVKLRGTCKDGQAVTEPMPTITAGGLHIGEVRAFLLKYYGNEKEGLNIEDPLHTVTSRDRFGLVTVAGIDYQIVDIGMRMLQPHELYAAQGFPGWYIIDQDYRGVKYAKDKQVARCGNAVPPPFAEALVRANQPELCVSQGGIAA; encoded by the coding sequence ATGAGAGAAATCATCGTTGATAATTTTGCCGGTGGCGGCGGAGCGAGCACGGGTATTGAAATGGCCACTGGTCGTAGCGTTGACATTGCGATTAATCACGACGTTAACGCGATCGCGATGCACACAACGAATCACCCAGAAACGCTGCATTACTGTGAATCGGTGTTTGATATTGACCCGGTGGCCGCGACCGCCGGTCGGCCGGTCGGTTTGGCGTGGTTCAGCCCAGATTGTCGGCATTTCAGTAAAGCGAAAGGCTCCGCACCGGTGAAGAAAGAAATCCGGGGATTGGCATGGATCGTCATTCGCTGGGCGCTGCGCACTCAATTCCGCTGTGGCTATCTCGAAAACGTTGAAGAGTTTAAAACGTGGGGTCCGCTTGTCGCGGATGCTGATGGTAATGAGCGGCCGTGCCCGGCCCGGGCGGGAGAGACGTTTGAGGCATTCGTCGCGATGCTTTCGACGGGCATCAATGCAGATCACCCGGCGCTGGCCGAATGCTGCGAAACCTTGGGTATTGAGGCGGGTAGTGATGACCACCAGCGACTGATTCATGGGTTGGGGTATGCCGTGGATTTTCGTGAGCTACGAGCCTGCGACTATGGCGCACCGACAATCCGCCGCCGGTTTTTTATGGTGATGCGCTGCGATGGGAAACATGTCGTGTGGCCAGAGCCAACGCATGGCGATCCGAAATCGCTGGAAGTGCAAAGCGGTAAGCTGCAGCCGTGGCGCACTGCAGCAGAATGTATTGACTGGTCAATTCCATGCCCGAGCATTTTCGAGCGCAAGCGGCCGCTGGCTGAAAATACCCTGCGCCGTATAGCACGCGGTCTACAGCGCTTTGTCCTGAATAATCCATCGCCATTCATTGTCGGTGCCGGAGGTTCGGAGTATCAGGCGAAACCACGTAGTGCTGATATGCCGATGCACACAATTCTGAAAGAGTCCCGCGCTGCATTGGTAACGCCATACATTGCGCGCATCGGGCAGACAGGATTTGGCGGCACCCGCATGGCGTATAACGCGCTGGATCCGCTGACGACTGTCACAAGTAAAGCTGAACACCTGTTAGTGGCACCGATCATCGCCCGGCAATTCGGCGCAAGCGTCGGTCACCGAGCCGATGAACCCAGCGCAACTATCACCGCAGGTGGCGGCGGTAAATCGCAGCTGGTAGCGCCAACGTTAATCCAGGTTGGTTACGGTGAAGGACCGGGTCAGGCACCGCGCGCCCTTGACCTTGGTAAGTCGCTGGGGACGGTGACCGCTGGCGGCAATAAGTTTGCCATTGCTGCAGCGCACCTGATTAAACACTATGGCGGGAACTACACAGGTGCTGGCGCCGGATTGGATGAGCCGACGCACACGGTAACGACCACAGACCACCACGCGCTCGTATCCTCGCACCTGGTCAAGTTGCGCGGAACCTGCAAAGACGGCCAGGCCGTTACGGAGCCAATGCCTACGATTACAGCTGGCGGTCTGCATATTGGCGAGGTACGGGCGTTCTTGCTGAAGTATTACGGCAACGAGAAAGAGGGGCTGAACATTGAAGACCCGCTGCACACCGTGACAAGCCGAGATCGGTTCGGTTTGGTGACTGTCGCCGGCATCGATTATCAGATCGTCGATATCGGTATGCGTATGTTGCAGCCGCATGAGCTGTATGCGGCTCAGGGTTTCCCGGGATGGTACATCATTGACCAGGACTACCGTGGGGTGAAATACGCGAAAGATAAGCAAGTAGCTCGATGCGGCAATGCGGTTCCGCCACCGTTCGCAGAAGCATTGGTTCGCGCGAATCAGCCGGAGTTGTGCGTTTCTCAAGGAGGTATTGCAGCATGA
- a CDS encoding excisionase has translation MLQMLTLEEWAAERYRSRPPSLNTLRRCAKEGHFVPPAKKEGRWWRVREDAELVGSLAVPETKKSDNPRLKRILSDGCQTTEK, from the coding sequence ATGTTACAGATGTTGACGTTAGAAGAATGGGCAGCAGAACGGTATCGGAGCAGGCCCCCCTCTCTTAATACTCTGCGCAGATGCGCTAAAGAGGGGCATTTCGTCCCACCAGCAAAAAAAGAGGGTCGATGGTGGCGCGTACGGGAAGATGCCGAGCTTGTTGGATCACTGGCTGTGCCAGAAACAAAGAAAAGCGACAACCCTAGGTTAAAGAGGATATTGAGTGATGGCTGCCAGACCACGGAAAAATAA